Sequence from the Cydia strobilella chromosome 14, ilCydStro3.1, whole genome shotgun sequence genome:
CTTGAAATCTTGAGCTAAATTTGTTactctctctctttctctccttagcattattattcccatctgattgtggggtctgcttttcttgtcttttctctccacttcgcacgatcgGACGTGAGCTAAATTTGTTACTGTTGAGTCTATAATAAGACTGAAACATTTTTCAGTAGTGTTCTGTTATTTATAAAGTTGATTGAAAAAATAAAGTCTCATAAATTATATCTTACCAAGAGGATTTCGTAACTAAATGGTTTTCGCTAGGGGgtatttatcttcacacatgaATGCTGCGCTGCGCTGCGATTGCAAGTCCTtaggaaaaaaattatgaccataggtctatttaggtactttaattattGATCTTGCAAAATTGCCTGGTCTTGTTTAGTTTTCTCGCATTCGATAtcaaaagtagagtgtttaactcgggtgaaaggcatcatttccgtgtcggactattggcgctctcactgcgttcgagcgccaaactacctacACTGAAATGGGTacctttcaacccttggttaacaatctactactaTTCATGTATATCTAAAAAAATGTCAGAAGAGTATATGTTGAACTTCCTACACACTTCTGAAAAGCATATCGCATGATATTTTGACCTTTTCAAATTTTCCTTCGCGGCACCTACACACCGGCGAATATgaaaaaaacaatcataataatgtgtaatcatttaatatttacatacatcTAATACTTGTAATACATACAATGTTTTGTTTGAATCACCTTTAAAATGAACAAATTCACGAAcattggtttttagggttccgtacccaaagtcatagtaatagggtcccgcccgtatgctatcaaaatcgttgcaggcttatcttggtctaactctagtactCAAAACACAAGCCTAATTGAGCTTACTGTAcgactaggtcgatttgtgcaaaacatttatttattattgttaggTTAGTTCAACTTGTCTTTTTCGCTCCTGTACCGTTAGGCGAGTCAGTGCATTAAATGGTTGCAACGCGAGCGCACGTCTTTCatttatcacaattatttatttattggttgaAGTTTACTAAAGATATCGTCTAACAACCACGGAAATTCCAGACATGAAAATTGCGCCCTGATTGACCGTAAGACCTCACTTCTCTCGGTCGGTAAATCGTGTAGGTGTTGTGTAGGAGTGAACTGAGGTGCGGAACCTTTATAATAACCAGGGTTTATTCCCCGATTAGATTGCAAGACAACTTTGTAATACCCAGGAGATACCCAAGAGATATTTACACCCACTCCGTTAAAATGTTATCACGTAACTGACCCTGATAAACATCTCAGAgaatatagaaatatatttCGCTGTTCCTTATAAAAAACAAGGTAATATCCtattataaattacatatattgtTTTACATATGTAGGGTTTATGGTTTTGCATAGGGCGCAAAAGCATGAAATTAGGATGCATACATATTCTCTATTAAATTTtttgcaacgaaaactagtaatAGACATGTTACGTAAATGGTCATGCCAAgttcatgtaatttaagtatgtcattttaaaatcagagcgtaacttcgattgtaacCTCCCTTTAGATAGTTTACATAGATTGGactaatattcatattatttccAGGTTGTGGTAACGGGAAGTACCTGAGCGTGAATCCGTCCGTGTACGCGGTGGGCGGGGACCGCTGTACTAGGCTGACCGCGCACGCCCGGCACCATGACAATGAGGTAAGGATAACGATACAATTAATATGACAGTGTTATTGTTGTTCTAAGGGCAGCAGGTGCAGagggccttcacaagctcgcgccaTGCCTTCTTATCTTCAGCGCGACCGACCCAGGTCAGCCCGACCGCTCGTAGCTCACTCGCGACGGACCGATGCCAAGAGTGTACAGGCgacctagccaaggtgacaaacaagcatataATAGTAAGCTGTGACCTAAGTTTAAGGACTTGAAAGAAACCTTTAAAACTCCTTTAGAACCCTGTATTatctttttttgaaaaaataaaagaaatctcGGCAGGGGTGCTCATTTAACTTCACTCTCacttccacagccgaagcgtatgCGGGAGGAATTATTTTAAGGAAAACCGACTCTTCGATAACACAAAACTGTGAGTTCATAACACACCGTTTTCTTCGTGCACAATCGACGCGCACACATTTACAATATGAGATCGAGCGGTGAACGGCTTAAACCTCAAACCCGATAAGCGAGGATACGTGCGAAATGCTTGTAATGAAGTCACAGTTTTCCTCAAGCAACCTTCTGTCTATCTGCCAACACTGTGGTAAAACTGATCATAATTCCAGGTGGTGGTATGCGACAACCTCTGCCTCCCCTTCCGAGATGAGTCCTTCGACGCCGTGCTGTCCATCGCGGTGGTACACCACTTCGCCACCGTGGAACGGCGAGCCATGGCGTTACGGGAACTGGCCAGGGTGACGAGAATCGGCGGGAGGCTACTGCTGACTGTATGGGCTATGGAGCATGAGGGCCGGAATTTTCATTCCCAGGTACTTTTTTCATGAGTGCCAGGTAGACCAAAGATTTTTATTAGATCAAACGGTGATGTTCCACTTTATGAACGTACTGGTGAGCCATGGTTCTACGGGAATTGGCTAGTTCTAGTCACGAGGATCAATGGCAGGCTGCAGCTTACTGGGCTACCTATAGAATATGAAGGCCGGAACAGCCATTCGCCCAGGTACTTTATCATCAGACCTAAAGAGCACTCCACTTTAAACACTCATCTCCTCCACTCCATAGAAAATGTCTGCATTGTATAAACGGTAAATTTTTAGAAGTAAAACCCTTTAATTGTTGCTAGATGTACGTGTTAACGTAAACCATCTAAATCTGTAATCATGTTTTATTCTTACTCTCTTTTTATTTCTCATAgtatttaataagtaatttaCGATAACTTACAATTTATGATTCACATCTTAGTTTTCTATCGgttcaaaaataaagtttttttttcttttcaggaTGTATTAATCCCTTGGCATCGGCCCGCCACGCTGTGTCCGCCCACACCGGCCCCTCGAAGATTCCTCTCCGTTGACCATGACCAGTAAATATTTCAGATTTATTCCTATTTATTAGAATATAACGAATAGAAGCAAGTTTGAAAGATGGTGATGTGTTTGTAGATGGCGATATTTTGAAATTCTATGGAATTTATCGCAAGGAAAGTAACAAATGTTAAAAATGATCCATAAGACTACCGATCGATTGAAACATTCAAGTGATTTCTGTATTTTGAATGTTTACTCTTTATCCTAAGTCATTCTTACGTCGACTTTGTCTTTTCCAGCAACGCCGAGCCGTGGAAGAGCCGCGAGGGGTCGCCGGGCTCGTCGTCCCTGTCCTCGCCGAACGAGACGTGCTACTCGTTCGTGCGGCGCGCGCTGCAGCGGCTGGCGGGGCGCCGCTCCTTCCTGCCGTCCTGGCGCCTCCCCGCCGGCCTGCCGCCccacccccgcccccgcccccgcccccgccccgaACCCCCGGCGGCCGACCTGCCCATAGAGCTGCGGAGACTCGACGAGGTCCTCCCGCCGAGACTCGTCCCCCAGCACTCGGACGCCTCCAACGCCACCAAGTCGCGGAGCTTGACCGACATCGCCGATATGGAGCGGCGGGCGCTGGTCCGCTCCCGCTCGAGCCTCCCGAGCTTGGGAGTCGAGGACGAGCCGCCGCCTAAGGAACCTCCCCCGCCCGAAGTCGAGACGAGGAGGAAACCTCGGCTAGTGAAACAGAAGAAATCTATAAACGAGGACGACGCGGACGAAGATTTAGACAAGCCTACGGACATGAAGAGTCTAGTGGAGGAGATGCCTAATTTTAAAATCCACACGCATAGATTATCGTCCAAGAAGCCTGGAGTTTTTAAGCAGACCTCGCTCAATGAGGAGCTGATGTCCGCGGAGAGGTTACGCGAGAAGGAGCATCTGAGGAAGAATATTCAGAAGCAGGCGTCGCTCAACGAGGAGTACCTGTACCGTCGCCAGGGGGCTCTCGACTCGATCCGCGACTCCATATTTTCGACGTCGGCGAACACGGCCAAAAAGTTCCAGTCGCTGAAAAACGGCCTCACTAGTAAATTCAAAACATCCACAACGAATATAGATAAAGTAACCGTGTTCGTGCGAATGCTGCAGGGTTGGAAGAATCACGGACCGGTGCCCGAAGTTCCTACGCCAAACGACAATACTACTGGAAGCGAGAGGAGTTATCCGGAAAGGCGACATTCGAAGGAGGATGGCTCGGATTCTTCAAAGGATAGCAGCTTACAGAGTGACACTAGTGTTGATTCGGAGGACAGTTTTGCGTCagtaatatatgtacctaaagcGGACGGTTCGGGTGATCCGTTATCGCCTACGCCGCTCTCACCCGGACCGACCTCACCCAGGTTAAAGGTGTCTTCTGTACCGACCTCACCTAGAATGAAAAGTTCACCAGGCCTACCGTCTCCGCGGATAAAACAAGCTTTCCCCTTAATACGACCACCGACTTCCCCTAGCGCGGTCCAAGCGCCTGTCAATAAAATACTAGTCGCCCAATATAGTCttaaaaattataccacatccaGTGCAGTGTGCACCGCTCCTCTAAAACCACAGTCAAAAAGCCAGCCTAATTCACCACCAAAATCGGAGTCAGATGAGAAACTTGCCAATACCAAGCCGATAGTAGCAATACCAGAACCACAgccaattataaataaaataccccCTCCAATAGAAATATACGAAGAAATTGACCCAATACCGCCTATAAAAGAGGAGGAAGAAACGACGCCTTCTGATGAGACTAAAGAATTATTAGCTGAAATCAATAGAGACATTGAAGAGATTCACAAACTAACAGCGGAAAGTAATCAAATAAACCCTCGTGTTCTTCAGGATGTAAAACCATATCCGAAGATAACTTTACAGACGGTTGCGGAACTGCCTGAAATTCCACAATTTAAACCTAAAGAGCCTCGGAAATCTCCTACTAATGACAATTTAGATTCAAGGGCGGCAGATCGCAAGCGAAAAGAGAGAATAAGGCAAATTAAAGAGATGCTCAATAAAGGAATTCCTGCAGCAAATGTCGGTAGGAGGCCACCGTTCCCAATAGTTCGATGCAACAGGAAAGCGGAGGCGATAGCCAAGAGTCACCCGAAGCTAATGTCACTGGAATTGTTCAACCCGGCCACTGACGATGTAGACAGCGATTCGAGTGGTGTGTCGTCTCCAGACTCTGTCGACAGCGTTATAAGTGTCGTCCCGGAAGAATTACGAAAGACTGCAATGGAAAAaggtaagatttaaaaaattcatTATATGTTTGTAACTAGAGCTCTTCTACTCGTATACACggcggctaaaaaataagtgaattcccattgccagggaggttttgggattatacttgtTATATATgggtatatttatatacctctTTGTAATAAGTGGGTAGGCAGTCGCGGAATAAATACTTGCCAAGCAACACGTCTTTTATTCATCAGTGGCGACGAGGATGGGATCCGAACCCACgcgagcaacttttactatggaaccaaccccgaaatcgcgaaaaaaagttTGGctctttcatacattttggctggtcaggtccattttctatgggagagtaatttttttttcgcgatttcgtggttggttccgtagtaaaagttgcttagtataatcccaaaacctccctggcaacgggaatgcacttattttttagccaccctataTATTATCACAGCCGTTACTGTATTTATGTATTGACGACTGGTTAATTTTTGGTAAATTTTCATATCAAACTATCAAACCGACTAGTCTCCCTTAGGACTAAACTTTGATCCTAATATACCAATATAAATAGGACCACTTGTCATTTTCCCATTTATTTAGATTGggtactagagttagaccaagaaaagtgtgcagcgattttgatagcacacgcagtgcaagtgttatttaaacataatttcatagacgtttgacgtttaaaataacacttgcactgcgtatgctattaaACTTCATCCCTCTTTGTTGCAGACCTTCCAAACCCGTCAATAGTGGAGCCTACTAATGAGAAAGAAGATGACAAGCCCGAAAAATCTCCTGCAATATCTTCGTCACCGCAAAACCTAGAAGCGGTAGCTGAAGTCGCTGCTACTTTAGACGAAACCTGCGAGACTGTTATAAAATCCAGCCCAAGATCGAAGCGAAAGAATTTAGAAAAACTTGAAAGCAGTGAAGCGATGGCCATCGTGCAAGGGGCTTCAAGCAGTAGCAGCAGTAGCAACTGGAGTCTTAACAAACTCTCTCCTGGTGACTTGAGGATTTTGGACGACAAGTCCCGGTCACATACCAGCTCAAGTGGTGGAAGCTCTTCAAGCCTGGAGCGACTCTCACCAGGCAGGAGGTCCAAAGAGCGCTCTCCAAAACACGGCAGCACAAGCAACTCCACGTGGAGTCTAAATCGATTGTCCCCCAACAGACCCGAAG
This genomic interval carries:
- the LOC134747404 gene encoding protein piccolo, translated to MAFEPEVTKLITPPVSLRWLNAWCDGGAVMDGADAGAGAGAGAGAGAETAARGAALEPSSSSQRCVKWRRCAVAPTLRRAAAIESTKRSGDASVRWLLKARKLQVYEQAGEDGDDARAPAPRVQAFLDDLDPGSLVCDVGCGNGKYLSVNPSVYAVGGDRCTRLTAHARHHDNEVVVCDNLCLPFRDESFDAVLSIAVVHHFATVERRAMALRELARVTRIGGRLLLTVWAMEHEGRNFHSQDVLIPWHRPATLCPPTPAPRRFLSVDHDHNAEPWKSREGSPGSSSLSSPNETCYSFVRRALQRLAGRRSFLPSWRLPAGLPPHPRPRPRPRPEPPAADLPIELRRLDEVLPPRLVPQHSDASNATKSRSLTDIADMERRALVRSRSSLPSLGVEDEPPPKEPPPPEVETRRKPRLVKQKKSINEDDADEDLDKPTDMKSLVEEMPNFKIHTHRLSSKKPGVFKQTSLNEELMSAERLREKEHLRKNIQKQASLNEEYLYRRQGALDSIRDSIFSTSANTAKKFQSLKNGLTSKFKTSTTNIDKVTVFVRMLQGWKNHGPVPEVPTPNDNTTGSERSYPERRHSKEDGSDSSKDSSLQSDTSVDSEDSFASVIYVPKADGSGDPLSPTPLSPGPTSPRLKVSSVPTSPRMKSSPGLPSPRIKQAFPLIRPPTSPSAVQAPVNKILVAQYSLKNYTTSSAVCTAPLKPQSKSQPNSPPKSESDEKLANTKPIVAIPEPQPIINKIPPPIEIYEEIDPIPPIKEEEETTPSDETKELLAEINRDIEEIHKLTAESNQINPRVLQDVKPYPKITLQTVAELPEIPQFKPKEPRKSPTNDNLDSRAADRKRKERIRQIKEMLNKGIPAANVGRRPPFPIVRCNRKAEAIAKSHPKLMSLELFNPATDDVDSDSSGVSSPDSVDSVISVVPEELRKTAMEKDLPNPSIVEPTNEKEDDKPEKSPAISSSPQNLEAVAEVAATLDETCETVIKSSPRSKRKNLEKLESSEAMAIVQGASSSSSSSNWSLNKLSPGDLRILDDKSRSHTSSSGGSSSSLERLSPGRRSKERSPKHGSTSNSTWSLNRLSPNRPEGRSLDENLSKSHRSPTRIPYDSVSMSSTDSEKSISKSESFNRIQNEPLITCKSDMLDKEEDWIADQHERGHHLTEFAEKLSEKLLQEIDQYSKRINEEDFDLPSSSSSEKSISLRLKREEEDRNTQKILDELSDSLQHLDDPYISKIGTDMHGLNKLSAEFQERQKFIASLNDSQETDINRLFPKCGTKLKSKKRSKDVDPIINKYRELKKSMKVTSDEDIYLNNCANIQYNVTKCTEDKLPDMDTKNPDDDSAICSSNGNPEITIDSGAYDTSQSLETGYSLESEISVDSLCTSTDKRSSLKVGQSTDSSDLDKMEISPESITSRSSASTAPLKSGFSIESSDTYAGSDWSRRDKTGSTASLGCASLASLPSCSECSKDRKLLETRSSSEDTAPAASSARAMPHAPLLPSLSDGSDSLPSEGGAVTYHRYYHVFKRGELDQLIEQYVESLHVVSSFYDQASWCVIAEKVQVWTI